A window of Lysobacter sp. TY2-98 genomic DNA:
CGCGCAAGATCACCGTGGACGTGCGCGGCGAGATCCTGCAGCTGAAGGAAACCATCAACACGATGGTCGACCAGCTCAACGGCTTCGCGGCGGAGGTGACGCGCGTGGCGCGCGAAGTCGGTACCGAAGGCCGACTCGGCGGTCAGGCGGTGGTGCCGGGCGTTGCGGGTACCTGGGGCGATCTCACCGACTCGGTGAACGCGATGGCGTCGAACCTGACGTCGCAGGTGCGCAACATTGCCGAGGTGACCACGGCGGTGGCGCGAGGCGACCTCTCGCGCAAGATCACGGTCGATGTGCGCGGCGAAATCCGCGAGCTGAAGGACACCATCAATACGATGGTGGACCAGCTCAACGGCTTCGCCGCGGAAGTGACGCGCGTGGCGCGCGAAGTCGGTACCGAAGGCCGACTCGGCGGCCAGGCGCAGGTGCCGGGCGTCGCGGGTACGTGGAAGGACCTCACCGACTCGGTGAACTCCATGGCGTCCAACCTCACCGCGCAGGTGCGAAACATCGCCGAAGTGACGACCGCGGTGGCGAAGGGCGACCTCTCGCGCAAGATCGCGGTGGACGTGAAGGGCGAGATCCTCGAGCTCAAGGTCACCATCAATACGATGGTGGACCAGCTCAACGGCTTCGCCGCGGAAGTCACGCGCGTCGCGCGCGAGGTCGGCGCGGAAGGCAAGCTCGGCGGCCAGGCGCAGGTGCCGGGCGTCGCGGGTACGTGGAAGGACCTCACCGACAACGTCAACTCGATGGCGTCGAACCTCACGACGCAGGTGCGAAACATCGCCGAAGTCGCGACCGCGGTGGCGAAGGGCGACCTCTCGCGCAAGATCGCCGTCGACGCGGAAGGCGAAATCCTGCAGCTGAAGAACACCCTCAACACGATGGTGGATCAGCTCAACGGCTTCGCGGCGGAAGTGACGCGCGTGGCGCGCGAAGTCGGTACCGAAGGCAAGCTCGGTGGCCAGGCGTCGGTGCCGGGCGTCGCCGGTACGTGGAAGGACCTCACCGACAACGTCAACTGGATGGCGGCGAACCTCACCACGCAGGTGCGCGGTATTGCCAAGGTGGTGACCGCGGTCGCGAACGGTGACCTGCGCCAGAAGCTGACGGTGGAAGCGAAGGGCGAAATCGCCGAACTCGCCGACACCATCAACTCGATGACCGACACGCTCGCGATCTTCGCCGACCAGGTGTCGACGGTGGCGCGCGAGGTCGGCGTCGAAGGCCGTCTGGGTGGCCAGGCGAACGTGCCGGGTACCGCGGGCGCGTGGAAGGACCTCACCGCGAACGTCAACGAACTCGCGGCGAACCTCACCACGCAGGTGCGCGCAATTGCAGAAGTCGCGACGGCGGTGACGCAGAACGACCTCACGCGATCGATCACGGTCGACGCGCGTGGTGAGGTGGCCGACCTGCGCGACAACCTCAACGTGATGATTTCGACGTTGCGTGCGACGACGGAATCCAACCGCGAGCAGGACTGGTTCAAGACCAACCTCGCCGCGTTCGGCGCGATGATGCAGGGCCAGCGCGACATCCTCACGCTGGGCCAGCAGTTGCTGTCCGAACTCGCGCCGCTCGTGAATGCGCAGCAGGGCCTGCTGTACGTCGTCGAAGTGGACGAGGACGAGGAAGGTTCCGCGCCGCGTCTGCGCCAGCTCGCCGGCTACGCCGATGCGCCGGTCGCGGCGGTCAACCACACGCTGGAATTCGGTGACGGCCTGATCGGCCAGTGCGCGGCCGAAGGCCGGATGATCCTGCTGCAGGACATCCCGGGCGATGTCGTCCAGATCCGTTCCGGGCTGCTCAGCGTGTCGCCGCGCAACGTGATCGTCATGCCCGTGCTGTTCGAGGACGAGGTCAAGGCGGTCATCGAGCTCGCGTCCATCCACGAGTTCAACGACGTGCACCGCACGTTCCTCGAACAGCTGTCGCGCTCGATCGGCATCGTACTCAACACGATTGAAGCCGGCATGCGTACCGAGCGCCTGCTGCAGCAGTCGCAGCAGCTTGCCGCGGAACTGCAGTCGCAGCAGAAGGAGCTGCAGCAGACCAACGAGGAAATCGCACTCAAGGCCGCGCTGCTCGCCGAGCAGAAGGCGGAGGTCGAAACCAAGAACAACCAGATCGAACAGGCGCGTCGCGAACTCGAAGCGAAGGCGGCCGAGCTCGCGCTCACCTCGCGCTACAAGTCCGAGTTCCTCGCGAACATGTCGCACGAGCTGCGCACGCCGCTCAACTCGATCCTGATTCTCGGCCAGCAGCTGGCGGAAAACCCGGAGAGCAATCTGTCCGGGCGTCAGGTCGAATTCGCGAAGACCATCCATGCGGCCGGCACCGACCTGCTGCACCTCATCTCCGACATTCTCGATCTGTCCAAGATCGAGTCGGGCACGGTCACCATCGAGACCGAGGACATCACGTTCTCGCACCTGCGCGAAAACATGGAGCGCGGCTTCCGCCACGAGGCGGAGCGTCGCGGCCTCGACTTCTCGGTGGACTTCCAGAACGAGCTGGGGCGGTCGCTCACGACCGACCCGAAGCGCCTGCAGCAGATCCTCAAGAACCTGCTGTCGAACGCGATGAAGTTCACCGAAGTCGGCAGCGTACGCATGGCCGCGCGTCGTGCGACGGGGGGTTGGTCGCCCGGCCACGCGGTGCTCGATTCGGCACCGATGGTGGTGGCGTTCGAAGTCACCGACACCGGCATCGGCATCTCGTCGGACAAGCAGCGCATCGTGTTCGAGGCGTTCCAGCAGGCCGACGCGGGCACCTCGCGCAAGTACGGCGGTACGGGTCTCGGCCTGGCGATCTCGCGCGAAATCGCCGGCCTGCTCGGCGGCGAGCTCACGCTGTCGAGCCAGCCCGGCAAGGGCTCGACGTTCACCCTGTTCCTGCCGCTGCGTTACGCGCAGTCCGAAGCCGAGGCCGCGACCG
This region includes:
- a CDS encoding HAMP domain-containing protein, encoding MSAVGEGNFDVRLPGHWDGIEGRLAAAFNEIVVQNRTLAEELARVGQAVGRDGQTRQRVAPAARRGQWAQMERSVNELIDDLVRPVETITEAIAGVSKGDLTRLVPLDAEGRPLQGEFLRSATIVNRMIEQMGEFSSEVTRVALEVGTAGLLGGQAKVKGVSGVWKDLTDSVNQMASNLTAQVRNISEVTIAVANGDLSRKITVDVRGEILQLKEAINTMVDQLRGFASEVTRVAREVGTEGKLGGQAIVPGVAGTWKDLTDSVNAMASNLTSQVRNIAEVTTAVAKGDLSRKITVDVRGEIRELKDTINTMVDQLNGFAAEVTRVAREVGTEGKLGGQADVPGVAGTWKDLTDNVNLMASNLTLQVRNIADVTTAVAKGDLSRKITVDVRGEILQLKETINTMVDQLNGFAAEVTRVAREVGTEGRLGGQAVVPGVAGTWGDLTDSVNAMASNLTSQVRNIAEVTTAVARGDLSRKITVDVRGEIRELKDTINTMVDQLNGFAAEVTRVAREVGTEGRLGGQAQVPGVAGTWKDLTDSVNSMASNLTAQVRNIAEVTTAVAKGDLSRKIAVDVKGEILELKVTINTMVDQLNGFAAEVTRVAREVGAEGKLGGQAQVPGVAGTWKDLTDNVNSMASNLTTQVRNIAEVATAVAKGDLSRKIAVDAEGEILQLKNTLNTMVDQLNGFAAEVTRVAREVGTEGKLGGQASVPGVAGTWKDLTDNVNWMAANLTTQVRGIAKVVTAVANGDLRQKLTVEAKGEIAELADTINSMTDTLAIFADQVSTVAREVGVEGRLGGQANVPGTAGAWKDLTANVNELAANLTTQVRAIAEVATAVTQNDLTRSITVDARGEVADLRDNLNVMISTLRATTESNREQDWFKTNLAAFGAMMQGQRDILTLGQQLLSELAPLVNAQQGLLYVVEVDEDEEGSAPRLRQLAGYADAPVAAVNHTLEFGDGLIGQCAAEGRMILLQDIPGDVVQIRSGLLSVSPRNVIVMPVLFEDEVKAVIELASIHEFNDVHRTFLEQLSRSIGIVLNTIEAGMRTERLLQQSQQLAAELQSQQKELQQTNEEIALKAALLAEQKAEVETKNNQIEQARRELEAKAAELALTSRYKSEFLANMSHELRTPLNSILILGQQLAENPESNLSGRQVEFAKTIHAAGTDLLHLISDILDLSKIESGTVTIETEDITFSHLRENMERGFRHEAERRGLDFSVDFQNELGRSLTTDPKRLQQILKNLLSNAMKFTEVGSVRMAARRATGGWSPGHAVLDSAPMVVAFEVTDTGIGISSDKQRIVFEAFQQADAGTSRKYGGTGLGLAISREIAGLLGGELTLSSQPGKGSTFTLFLPLRYAQSEAEAATAARTVRPTFVRTSANDAEAEAAAAQPVPESIDDDRDHLDPGRPTLLVVEDDPRYAAVMRDLARTGGFNVLVTNRGAEALRLVREYTPDAVSLDIFLPDMLGWTVLARLKQDASTRHIPVQIVTVEEDRHHSLERGAFSYVAKPSSPDLIGAALERMRDFTKPRVKRLLVVEDDPAERMSIEELIRHDDLEITSVGTGEDALNVLRDGGIECVVLDLRLPDMTGFDLLDKLQEEEALRDIPVVVFTGKDLSRTEDARLKRVAKSVVIKGVESPERLLDETSLLLHRVIANLPEHKQKMVRRLTESDEVLQNKRVLVVDDDMRNIFALSIVLERHGMEVLTANNGREAVTKVTTDRDIDIVLMDIMMPGMDGYDTMRAIRSDPEARAIPIVALTAKAMKGDREKCLEAGASDYLAKPVVTDQLLGVLRQWLHR